One part of the Paenibacillus silvisoli genome encodes these proteins:
- a CDS encoding LURP-one-related/scramblase family protein produces MNLYFRDNFFNAGTTEILNEQQEQVGHLDLKSSFGSAIEVYGQDARLLFSGSFPFFSGRWEISGANGEQLGVLKSRFAFFKKKFTYETEGRGSYEILSPAFSKEYEIFDESGGLAARFEKINRWFASGAFVLNNHSSQLDTYELVAVIMGMHAIQKRQQASSS; encoded by the coding sequence ATGAATCTCTATTTTCGAGACAATTTCTTTAACGCGGGCACCACGGAAATATTGAACGAGCAGCAGGAGCAGGTCGGTCATCTGGATTTGAAGAGCTCATTCGGCTCAGCAATCGAGGTGTACGGGCAGGATGCTCGGCTTCTCTTTAGCGGCAGCTTTCCTTTTTTCTCAGGGAGATGGGAGATCAGCGGCGCAAACGGGGAGCAGTTGGGCGTGCTCAAAAGCCGGTTTGCTTTCTTCAAGAAGAAGTTCACCTACGAAACGGAGGGGCGGGGAAGCTACGAAATTTTGTCCCCGGCATTTTCCAAGGAGTATGAAATATTCGATGAATCCGGCGGACTGGCAGCGCGCTTCGAGAAAATAAACCGCTGGTTCGCGTCGGGCGCCTTTGTATTGAATAATCATAGCTCGCAGTTGGATACCTATGAATTGGTAGCCGTCATCATGGGCATGCAC